Proteins co-encoded in one Leptospira inadai serovar Lyme str. 10 genomic window:
- a CDS encoding glutathione S-transferase family protein: MTRLYGYPISNYSNKVKLFLLEKNIEFEEIRTPYSQDEEFLKRSPMGKIPYIEIEGHYLFESQVIIEFVEASFPNTKRLFPNDPLEAALVRSIISIIENYIDTPARRVYTPGLQRESVPAETIEEVRISLKRATSALARVVKFSPFIAGSEFTAADCAAFATLPLVIDNLSEWISPCPIEELPGLQAYLEMMNSLPGPAKVEKARATIMKALRRSRK, from the coding sequence ATGACACGTTTATACGGATATCCTATCAGCAATTACTCCAATAAGGTGAAGCTCTTTTTGTTGGAAAAGAACATCGAGTTCGAAGAGATACGTACCCCCTATTCCCAGGACGAAGAATTTCTGAAGAGAAGTCCGATGGGAAAGATCCCGTATATTGAAATCGAAGGACATTATCTTTTCGAATCCCAGGTGATCATCGAATTCGTAGAGGCTAGTTTCCCGAATACGAAGCGACTCTTTCCGAACGATCCGTTGGAAGCCGCTTTAGTAAGATCCATAATTTCGATTATAGAAAATTATATCGATACCCCCGCAAGAAGAGTGTATACTCCCGGCTTACAGCGAGAATCCGTTCCAGCCGAAACGATCGAGGAGGTGCGAATATCGTTGAAGAGAGCGACATCGGCTTTAGCAAGAGTCGTTAAATTCTCGCCTTTTATCGCGGGATCCGAATTTACTGCGGCGGACTGTGCCGCTTTCGCCACTCTTCCCCTTGTCATCGATAATCTAAGCGAATGGATTTCCCCCTGCCCGATAGAAGAATTACCCGGTTTGCAGGCTTATTTAGAGATGATGAATTCTCTTCCCGGGCCCGCAAAAGTGGAAAAAGCAAGGGCAACGATTATGAAAGCTTTACGTAGAAGTAGAAAATAA
- a CDS encoding M3 family metallopeptidase yields MDKTLPFREFPNLPLEKLKDSIRARISSSKELLSRLLVQDSPTYDSLIRPLNDSLQDLHLDFTALSHLNSVKNSEESKRNYTEILPEITEFYSDLGQNERLFHAYNTILDREKESLNQPQRKVLEDGILQFKLGGVGLPPERKKRLQEIQLRLSDLDNQFSQNLLDATNAYEMRIELEEDVKEIPEADKALYRNSDGSYSFTLQFPSYISYMTYGTNRNKREELYKAYVTKAPQNGKLIQEILELRDEEALLLGYSNFAELSLATKVADSPKTVLNFLEDLGRKAKPFAEKEFKELSEFAKTLGIDDLQAFDTAYVSEKLKKQSYDFDEEETRPYFEKNSVVKGAFEFFRKLFGFELIKTDAPTWDSKVEVYQLKSGSQMRAQLYLDLESRKDKQSGAWMNNWASRNRSPQGIVLPSAFVVCNFPPSKDGSPSLLKHSDVVTLFHEMGHTLHHICTKVEEPPVSGINGVEWDAVEFPSQFLENFAFEPQVLQFFAFHYQTRKPMPQVLIHKLKATKNFLAGLGVLRQLEFGIFDMRIHIGKHTESEVQKILDEVRKEVGILQPPSYNKFQNGFSHIFSGGYAAGYYSYKWAELLAADAFFAFLEKGIFDTPLAESYKNNILEKGGSENAMNLFRKFLGRDPRPEALLRLYDLVA; encoded by the coding sequence ATGGACAAAACTCTTCCTTTTCGCGAATTTCCGAACCTGCCTTTGGAAAAACTAAAAGATTCGATACGTGCGAGAATTTCCTCGTCTAAAGAACTCTTATCACGATTATTAGTTCAAGATTCTCCTACTTACGATTCCTTAATAAGACCGTTAAACGATTCTCTTCAGGACCTTCATTTGGATTTTACGGCATTGTCTCATTTAAATAGCGTTAAGAATAGCGAGGAGTCTAAGAGAAATTATACGGAGATTCTACCCGAAATAACCGAATTTTATTCCGATCTCGGTCAGAACGAGAGACTCTTTCACGCGTACAATACGATTTTGGATCGCGAGAAAGAATCCTTGAACCAGCCGCAAAGGAAGGTCCTAGAAGACGGGATACTACAGTTTAAATTAGGCGGAGTGGGACTTCCGCCTGAACGGAAGAAGCGTCTACAGGAGATCCAACTTCGCCTTTCGGATCTGGACAATCAATTTTCGCAGAATCTTCTGGATGCTACGAACGCCTATGAAATGAGAATCGAATTGGAGGAAGACGTAAAAGAAATCCCGGAAGCGGATAAAGCCTTATACAGGAATTCGGACGGGTCATACTCGTTTACGCTTCAGTTTCCCAGCTATATTTCGTATATGACGTACGGTACGAATCGAAATAAGCGGGAAGAATTATATAAAGCTTACGTTACCAAAGCCCCTCAGAACGGAAAACTAATCCAGGAAATTTTAGAGTTGAGGGACGAAGAGGCTTTATTGCTGGGTTATTCCAACTTTGCCGAGCTTTCTTTGGCGACAAAGGTCGCGGATTCGCCTAAGACTGTGTTGAATTTTTTGGAAGACTTAGGAAGGAAGGCGAAACCGTTTGCGGAAAAAGAATTTAAAGAATTATCGGAATTTGCAAAGACGCTAGGCATCGACGATCTGCAGGCTTTCGATACTGCCTACGTGTCGGAGAAATTAAAGAAGCAGTCGTATGATTTCGACGAAGAGGAAACCAGACCTTACTTCGAAAAAAATTCGGTCGTGAAAGGTGCGTTCGAATTCTTTAGAAAACTATTCGGTTTTGAATTGATAAAAACCGACGCGCCGACCTGGGATTCGAAAGTGGAAGTCTATCAACTCAAAAGCGGATCTCAAATGCGAGCGCAGCTCTACCTGGATCTTGAATCCAGAAAGGATAAGCAGAGCGGCGCCTGGATGAATAACTGGGCTTCCCGGAATAGATCACCGCAGGGCATAGTGTTGCCTAGCGCATTCGTAGTTTGTAATTTTCCTCCCTCGAAGGATGGATCTCCTTCCTTATTAAAGCATAGCGATGTTGTGACTCTATTCCACGAGATGGGCCACACCTTGCACCATATTTGTACGAAGGTGGAAGAACCGCCCGTGAGCGGAATCAACGGAGTCGAATGGGATGCTGTGGAATTTCCTTCGCAATTTTTGGAGAATTTCGCGTTCGAACCGCAGGTTCTACAATTCTTCGCGTTTCATTATCAGACCAGGAAGCCGATGCCGCAAGTCCTGATCCATAAATTGAAAGCGACTAAAAATTTTTTGGCGGGGTTAGGAGTCTTGCGTCAGCTAGAATTCGGAATTTTTGATATGCGAATTCATATCGGAAAACATACGGAAAGCGAAGTGCAGAAAATACTCGACGAAGTACGTAAAGAGGTCGGAATTTTGCAACCGCCTTCCTATAATAAATTCCAAAACGGATTCTCGCATATCTTTTCGGGAGGCTATGCCGCAGGTTATTATAGTTATAAGTGGGCGGAGCTTCTGGCCGCCGACGCATTCTTTGCCTTCTTGGAGAAAGGAATCTTCGATACGCCGCTCGCGGAGAGTTATAAAAATAATATTCTGGAAAAGGGCGGATCCGAAAACGCCATGAACTTATTCCGAAAATTCCTGGGTCGAGATCCTAGGCCCGAGGCCCTGCTACGGCTATACGATTTAGTCGCCTAA
- the lsa23 gene encoding surface adhesion protein Lsa23: MNNPSILILLCIGLLLECSGTILPKFPHADGPCNGENLPVLIQPEKDILAGNGLLTTYCKSEITPSGVELRITYVFQDEIHPNLMKDFFYRIYRRFKYGRTADIESIRVKLNPEGNLSEIDLTNVYSSDQIFLQDPVEHYDSILKPTQMEFRNLRPVLFVNTWNHMFGEKDTNPDLPKMEILGGELRYGSRELLESYFKGRL; this comes from the coding sequence ATGAACAATCCGAGCATTCTTATTTTATTGTGTATAGGATTGCTACTCGAATGTTCGGGTACTATTCTGCCGAAGTTTCCGCATGCGGACGGTCCTTGTAACGGTGAAAATCTACCAGTCTTGATTCAACCGGAAAAGGATATCTTGGCCGGAAACGGACTGCTCACAACGTATTGCAAAAGTGAAATTACACCGTCGGGAGTCGAATTACGAATTACGTATGTATTTCAGGATGAGATTCATCCGAATCTCATGAAGGACTTCTTCTACAGAATTTATAGAAGATTCAAATATGGACGCACTGCCGATATAGAATCGATTCGAGTAAAATTGAATCCGGAAGGAAACCTTTCGGAAATCGATCTGACCAACGTTTATTCCTCGGACCAGATCTTTTTGCAGGACCCGGTCGAACATTATGATTCCATTCTAAAACCGACTCAAATGGAATTTCGAAATTTACGACCGGTTCTGTTCGTAAATACTTGGAACCATATGTTCGGAGAAAAGGACACGAATCCCGATCTTCCGAAAATGGAAATTCTCGGAGGAGAACTCAGGTACGGATCCAGGGAATTACTGGAAAGCTATTTCAAAGGAAGGTTGTGA
- a CDS encoding MaoC family dehydratase yields the protein MAKIPTTPFAELAPKTPVDTGKVKRGVYGRYLEEFTEGAIFEHPRELTIDRAFAQEFATTFMEANPLFLSAPYAQAHGFKDLLISPLMVFNLALSLGVQNDSEKALANLGYYDVQFLKPVYPGDTLSAKTKVLKVDDKGPDKPGIVHVRTICLNQNRELVLQYERKIMIYHSNGKPKGTPKPVVKEAFFPETNQPQIELPNLKLPKGFETATWSDTYFENFEGGQIYIHQNGRTITDEHFPWTYRVGNTHPLHYDRLYSAGISGPMGGDPVVYGGLVFAWLCGLASRDTTENVLWDLGFTEGYHTQPSISGDTVTAISRILAVKDRGNEFGIPAGEVHIQFIGLKNIKANDAFEKFGEELFLKENDKKKLGKEKLPEKIFEIERKILVKKKW from the coding sequence ATGGCAAAAATTCCAACCACCCCGTTCGCGGAACTGGCACCTAAAACTCCGGTGGATACCGGTAAGGTCAAACGGGGAGTCTACGGACGTTATCTTGAAGAATTTACCGAAGGAGCGATCTTCGAACATCCTCGGGAACTCACTATCGACAGGGCGTTTGCTCAGGAATTCGCGACCACGTTTATGGAAGCCAATCCCCTTTTTCTTTCCGCTCCTTATGCCCAAGCGCACGGTTTTAAGGATTTATTAATTTCCCCGTTAATGGTTTTCAATCTGGCCTTATCGCTCGGAGTCCAAAATGATTCCGAAAAAGCTCTCGCGAATTTAGGCTATTACGACGTTCAGTTTCTAAAACCGGTCTATCCCGGGGACACCCTCTCCGCAAAAACTAAAGTGCTGAAAGTGGACGATAAAGGTCCCGATAAACCGGGAATCGTTCATGTGCGCACGATTTGCCTGAATCAAAATAGGGAACTAGTCCTGCAGTACGAACGAAAAATCATGATCTATCACTCGAACGGAAAACCGAAAGGCACTCCAAAGCCGGTGGTAAAAGAAGCGTTCTTTCCGGAGACGAATCAGCCTCAAATCGAATTACCGAATCTAAAACTTCCGAAAGGTTTCGAGACCGCAACTTGGTCGGATACGTACTTTGAAAATTTCGAGGGGGGTCAAATTTATATTCACCAAAATGGAAGAACTATCACCGACGAACATTTCCCCTGGACGTATCGGGTCGGGAACACTCATCCTTTGCATTACGATCGATTATATTCCGCCGGAATTTCCGGGCCGATGGGAGGAGACCCAGTCGTTTACGGAGGGCTCGTATTCGCCTGGTTATGCGGATTAGCGTCTCGGGATACTACGGAGAATGTTCTTTGGGATTTGGGATTTACCGAGGGATATCACACACAACCTTCGATCAGCGGCGATACGGTTACGGCAATCTCCAGAATCCTCGCGGTGAAGGATAGAGGAAACGAATTCGGAATTCCCGCAGGAGAAGTTCATATCCAGTTCATCGGCTTGAAGAACATCAAAGCGAACGACGCCTTTGAAAAATTCGGCGAAGAGCTTTTCTTAAAGGAAAACGACAAGAAGAAATTAGGAAAGGAAAAACTTCCGGAAAAGATTTTCGAAATCGAGCGGAAAATTCTCGTTAAGAAAAAGTGGTAA
- a CDS encoding ATP-dependent Clp protease adaptor ClpS: protein MSQTPVIEETTVEDPAKTGGPWKVVLWDDDEHTYDYVIEMLMEVCTMTMEQAFRHAVEVDTQKKTVVFAGEFEHAEHVQELILTYGPDPRMAVSKGSMSATLEKS, encoded by the coding sequence ATGTCCCAGACACCCGTCATTGAAGAGACTACAGTTGAGGACCCCGCAAAAACGGGCGGTCCGTGGAAAGTAGTACTTTGGGACGATGACGAACATACGTATGACTATGTGATCGAAATGCTGATGGAAGTCTGTACCATGACTATGGAACAAGCCTTTCGTCATGCGGTAGAAGTGGATACGCAAAAGAAGACGGTCGTATTTGCGGGAGAATTCGAACACGCCGAACATGTGCAGGAACTTATTTTGACCTACGGGCCCGACCCAAGAATGGCCGTCTCAAAAGGTTCCATGAGTGCAACATTAGAAAAATCTTAA